In Phlebotomus papatasi isolate M1 chromosome 1, Ppap_2.1, whole genome shotgun sequence, the following proteins share a genomic window:
- the LOC129806610 gene encoding uncharacterized protein LOC129806610 isoform X2 yields MTESWMIGSFLLGLQISICAAMPITNGDSVRPPGNWSAGTTVLFAVLSFMGIGTLLGACLCCRRRKRGFELDHVKENNHKEFKNETPGNIEVPRTEYPIFGALSNHVGGDLEETRPSNHVGAVQAANICTTNGSHSPPLIVNVNEVQTNHIYSAPINHDFDNNNGPISPSDMENIENNNAGDYIANRNEIGVVVEPSINAINRNIVNSAPSHEDAIVHESCVVLDIEEVSGVPNTQFDSDSMLPVISTKSQSFLENLNLRCEFSQVENVSKDDGKDCDTKSIDSGSISEEGSGNSEIEEALMALQDAIADEDTCDLNDDDDTEATYEDVLKNLMVDNVERNGECGDECKYRGDIDEIEAVAIKLVDSVLFESEKIIGNLKEDSHKVPDTTELLEKSVDSLEETFFTTMQSNKLLQSTPSVTNKVTHIDTDVIQRVLFDDDNSNIEINPEAGATFVKPTDGTFVCEREGDGPTIVIEKEKDEVISVDLTTITPVNTPIEINSAYTVDSWYPQPSTSKAGHSGWFLHPQKDDAEEENAPKGDETFKKTTGDETFEVAAGDEDDDDEENERNLDVTFDALRRQLEQVLPHAQGMANPMNFSEDEENFQDNREVFPDFAIEGASNVQSAKEIIINYQRRPLSPIAEESEDETTFKTFIMNEAKYQDSTSTGCMETGEAIMGVSKTLMASNDTLFNFEDTLGDRDDQFSSPQVEKRSFPGGIVSPIEPPPSEKKGLSMELNLTKTIEVNDLCSPEGAKTFSEDHLSSDLDPDATYTTNTIEGETCISVAGIANNTFVEDDERISEISEPDWNSDLTSTDAGGKEAQDDVNSLLDVDELAVEEIDNALGVVNGGGKVLSETESDNDTVKEDEEPPPPSQVVSDEIVMENGDESPKKERDILGENSDILQAKDTDGKAISRYEGNRKSPPPTAIADTKVEDSNHLTLSTDVLVKDLSRNKFWSDSAPVIYSKHHPIANYNIYEIADYDGLGEESGVILSEGQCLSGEEDPWSSPVMTQNPLTDIRYATVPACEMMSTAFNGDEWDSDGNPLDDEDDSNSSEEFMYLKGLSSAETEKMYEKEVEKENTGLNGPCDSDIWATHKDKVPVHRSLDDSESPPLNSEECLSDVEGEFIPSCWDSMALPVRSAMKSPDKSSSGGKNRRNVIFKVQMYHSVYEYPREVVPLSPAYSEPKVWNHHRENLQSSKFNAEAIDLDGFMVSSSTRPFHNSQFQAQCNTWPSDSDFSWSQLQDGEDEDVKYTNYSSMPVEWPKSLSDLSRQEEILRGSDHINGHQQQQDSEIVAAEVCESTSLGDLCHQKPLLRLPLTTVNVSTMEDEGQEAGQEEEKNNEVNVETKVENDNFILPTPSCTGSMDSLSSSSGSDRPMSFTTFGKTTQSESFEDSLTSSRDGSGDGSNPTEGDVGIDREDLINEVERRNQKVSHERSTRISDSTDEDSGIESVSRIIK; encoded by the exons GAGTTCAAGAATGAAACACCAGGAAATATTGAAGTTCCCCGCACAGAATATCCAATCTTTGGTGCACTCTCTAACCACGTTGGTGGTGATTTAGAAGAAACAAGACCATCAAATCATGTTGGTGCTGTTCAAGCGGCAAACATTTGCACAACCAATGGATCTCATTCACCACCATTGATCGTGAATGTGAATGAAGTGCAGACAAATCATATTTATTCAGCACCAATTAATCATGACTTTGACAACAACAATGGCCCTATATCGCCATCCGACATGGAGAATATTGAGAATAACAATGCTGGTGATTATATAGCCAATCGAAATGAAATTGGTGTTGTCGTTGAGCCATCTATAAATGCCATTAATAGGAATATTGTTAATTCAG CCCCATCCCATGAAGATGCCATAGTACATGAATCGTGTGTTGTTCTTGATATTGAAGAGGTGTCTGGTGTGCCAAATACACAGTTCGATAGTGATTCAATGTTGCCAGTTATAAGTACAAAGAGTCAATCATTTTTGGAGAATCTCAATCTGAGATGTGAATTTAGTCAGGTAGAGAATGTTTCCAAGGACGATGGCAAGGATTGCGATACAAAGTCCATAGATAGTGGGTCTATTAGTGAGGAGGGATCGGGAAATAGTGAAATTGAGGAAGCTCTTATGGCACTGCAGGATGCCATTGCAGATGAAGATACCTGCGATTTAAATGATGACGATGATACAGAGGCCACGTACGAAGATGTACTGAAGAATTTGATGGTGGATAATGTtgagagaaatggtgaatgtggAGATGAATGCAAATATCGTGGTGATATTGATGAGATTGAGGCAGTAGCGATAAAACTCGTTGATTCTGTGCTATTTGAGAGTGAAAAAATTATTGGTAACTTAAAGGAGGATAGCCATAAGGTGCCAGATACAACGGAATTGCTGGAAAAATCAGTGGATTCCCTTGAGGAGACATTTTTTACAACCATGCAGAGCAATAAACTTCTCCAAAGTACTCCAAGTGTCACTAACAAAGTGACTCATATTGATACAGATGTTATTCAACGTGTTCTCTTTGATGATGACAATTCCAACATTGAAATCAATCCTGAGGCAGGGGCTACCTTTGTCAAGCCAACAGATGGGACATTTGTGTGTGAACGTGAAGGTGATGGACCTACAATTGTGATTGAAAAGGAAAAGGATGAAGTGATATCAGTGGACCTTACAACTATAACACCAGTCAATACGCCCATTGAAATTAATTCAGCATATACCGTGGATAGTTGGTATCCACAGCCATCGACGTCGAAAGCAGGTCATTCGGGTTGGTTTTTGCACCCACAGAAGGATGATGCTGAAGAAGAAAATGCCCCAAAGGGTGATGAAACATTCAAGAAAACCACCGGAGATGAGACATTTGAGGTTGCCGCGGGAGATGAAGACGACGACGACGAGGAGAATGAGAGGAATCTCGATGTGACTTTTGATGCACTACGACGACAGCTTGAACAAGTCCTTCCACATGCACAAG GTATGGCCAATCCGATGAATTTCTCAGAAGATGAAGAGAATTTCCAAGACAATCGTGAGGTATTCCCAGATTTTGCCATCGAAGGAGCGTCAAATGTGCAATCGGCAAAGGAGATCATTATAAACTACCAGCGAAGACCATTGTCGCCAATTGCTGAAGAGAGTGAGGATGAGACTACATTTAAGACATTCATAATGAATGAGGCAAAGTATCAGGATAGTACAAGTACGGGATGCATGGAGACTGGAGAGGCAATTATGGGTGTATCAAAGACACTAATGGCATCAAATGatactttatttaattttgaggaTACTCTAGGGGACAGAGATGATCAGTTTTCTTCGCCACAAGTGGAAAAAAGAAGTTTTCCTGGAGGTATTGTGTCACCAATTGAGCCTCCACCATCTGAGAAGAAGGGTCTCAGTATGGAGTTGAATCTGACAAAGACAATCGAAGTGAATGATTTGTGCTCACCTGAGGGTGCAAAGACCTTTTCTGAGGATCATCTGTCATCTGACCTAGATCCAGATGCCACTTATACGACAAATACAATTGAAGGAGAAACTTGCATCTCAGTGGCTGGAATTGCTAACAATACTTTTGTGGAGGATGATGAGAGAATCTCAGAGATATCTGAACCAGATTGGAATTCTGATTTGACATCGACGGATGCGGGTGGGAAGGAGGCTCAGGATgatgtcaatagtttgttggaTGTTGATGAGTTGGCTGTGGAGGAGATTGACAATGCGTTGGGAGTGGTAAATGGCGGGGGTAAGGTACTGTCGGAGACTGAAAGTGACAATGACACTGTGAAGGAGGATGAAGAGCCACCACCACCATCTCAAGTCGTTTCAGATGAAATAGTGATGGAAAATGGGGATGAGAGTCCAAAGAAGGAAAGAGATATTCTTGGGGAAAATTCTGATATTCTTCAGGCCAAAGATACCGATGGAAAAGCCATTTCACGCTATGAGGGCAATCGAAAATCTCCACCACCAACAGCCATTGCAGATACCAAAGTGGAGGATTCCAATCACTTGACCCTGTCGACTGATGTGCTCGTGAAGGATTTGTCAAGGAATAAATTCTGGAGTGATTCAGCTCCAGTTATCTATAGCAAACACCATCCAATTGCCAACTATAATATTTACGAAATTGCTGACTATGATGGATTGGGTGAGGAAAGTGGAGTTATCCTATCGGAGGGGCAGTGCCTATCCGGTGAAGAGGATCCTTGGTCATCGCCAGTGATGACACAAAATCCCCTCACGGACATTCGATATGCTACTGTTCCGGCATGCGAAATGATGTCTACGGCATTCAATGGGGATGAATGGGATAGCGATGGGAATCCATTGGATGATGAAGATGACAGCAATAGCAGTGAGGAGTTTATGTACCTCAAGGGATTGAGTTCAGCAGAAACGGAGAAGATGTACGAGAAGGAGGTGGAGAAGGAAAATACTGGACTCAATGGACCATGCGATTCTGACATTTGGGCGACACACAAAGACAAAGTACCCGTCCACAGGAGTTTGG ATGATTCTGAGTCACCACCATTGAATTCCGAAGAATGTCTGTCGGACGTGGAAGGAGAATTCATTCCCTCTTGTTGGGATTCCATGGCACTTCCTGTGCGATCTGCAATGAAGAGTCCCGACAAATCGAGCAGT GGGGGAAAGAACCGAAGGAATGTAATATTCAAAGTACAGATGTACCATTCTGTCTATGAATATCCCCGTGAAGTTGTGCCATTATCACCAGCATATAGTGAACCAAAAGTTTGGAATCACCATCGAGAAAATCTCCAATCGTCCAAGTTCAATGCAGAAGCAATCG ATCTGGATGGTTTCATGGTATCCAGTTCAACTCGTCCTTTCCACAATAGCCAATTCCAGGCTCAGTGCAACACCTGGCCAAGTGATTCTGATTTTTCTTGGTCACAGTTACAG gatggTGAAGATGAAGATGTCAAGTATACAAATTATTCCTCAATGCCTGTGGAATGGCCAAAAAGTCTCAGTGATTTGTCGCGTCAGGAGGAGATTTTGCGAGGGAGTGATCATATTAATGGCCATCAACAGCAACAAGATAGCGAAATTGTTGCT GCTGAAGTGTGTGAGTCAACATCTCTGGGTGATTTATGTCATCAGAAGCCACTTTTGCGACTCCCTCTGACAACTGTTAATGTATCAACGATGGAGGATGAGGGTCAAGAGGCAGGGCAAGAGGAGGAAAAGAATAATGAGGTGAATGTGGAGACGAAGGtggaaaatgataattttattttgccaACACCTTCATGCACGGGATCTATGGATTCGTTAAGTTCAAGTTCTGGTTCAGATCGACCAATGAGCTTTACTACATTTGGCAAGACCACACAATCGGAGAGTTTTGAGGATTCTCTCACAAGTAGCCGGGATGGTAGTGGAGATGGAAGTAATCCAACTGAAGGGGACGTTGGGATTGATCGTGAGGATTTGATCAATGAAGTTGAGAGGAGAAATCAAAAGGTTAGTCATGAACGATCGACAAGAATTAGCGATAGTACTGATGAGGATTCCGGGATTGAATCCGTTTCCCGAattatcaagtga
- the LOC129806610 gene encoding uncharacterized protein LOC129806610 isoform X3, protein MTESWMIGSFLLGLQISICAAMPITNGDSVRPPGNWSAGTTVLFAVLSFMGIGTLLGACLCCRRRKRGFEEFKNETPGNIEVPRTEYPIFGALSNHVGGDLEETRPSNHVGAVQAANICTTNGSHSPPLIVNVNEVQTNHIYSAPINHDFDNNNGPISPSDMENIENNNAGDYIANRNEIGVVVEPSINAINRNIVNSAPSHEDAIVHESCVVLDIEEVSGVPNTQFDSDSMLPVISTKSQSFLENLNLRCEFSQVENVSKDDGKDCDTKSIDSGSISEEGSGNSEIEEALMALQDAIADEDTCDLNDDDDTEATYEDVLKNLMVDNVERNGECGDECKYRGDIDEIEAVAIKLVDSVLFESEKIIGNLKEDSHKVPDTTELLEKSVDSLEETFFTTMQSNKLLQSTPSVTNKVTHIDTDVIQRVLFDDDNSNIEINPEAGATFVKPTDGTFVCEREGDGPTIVIEKEKDEVISVDLTTITPVNTPIEINSAYTVDSWYPQPSTSKAGHSGWFLHPQKDDAEEENAPKGDETFKKTTGDETFEVAAGDEDDDDEENERNLDVTFDALRRQLEQVLPHAQGMANPMNFSEDEENFQDNREVFPDFAIEGASNVQSAKEIIINYQRRPLSPIAEESEDETTFKTFIMNEAKYQDSTSTGCMETGEAIMGVSKTLMASNDTLFNFEDTLGDRDDQFSSPQVEKRSFPGGIVSPIEPPPSEKKGLSMELNLTKTIEVNDLCSPEGAKTFSEDHLSSDLDPDATYTTNTIEGETCISVAGIANNTFVEDDERISEISEPDWNSDLTSTDAGGKEAQDDVNSLLDVDELAVEEIDNALGVVNGGGKVLSETESDNDTVKEDEEPPPPSQVVSDEIVMENGDESPKKERDILGENSDILQAKDTDGKAISRYEGNRKSPPPTAIADTKVEDSNHLTLSTDVLVKDLSRNKFWSDSAPVIYSKHHPIANYNIYEIADYDGLGEESGVILSEGQCLSGEEDPWSSPVMTQNPLTDIRYATVPACEMMSTAFNGDEWDSDGNPLDDEDDSNSSEEFMYLKGLSSAETEKMYEKEVEKENTGLNGPCDSDIWATHKDKVPVHRSLDDSESPPLNSEECLSDVEGEFIPSCWDSMALPVRSAMKSPDKSSSDDDSIGGGKNRRNVIFKVQMYHSVYEYPREVVPLSPAYSEPKVWNHHRENLQSSKFNAEAIDLDGFMVSSSTRPFHNSQFQAQCNTWPSDSDFSWSQLQDGEDEDVKYTNYSSMPVEWPKSLSDLSRQEEILRGSDHINGHQQQQDSEIVAAEVCESTSLGDLCHQKPLLRLPLTTVNVSTMEDEGQEAGQEEEKNNEVNVETKVENDNFILPTPSCTGSMDSLSSSSGSDRPMSFTTFGKTTQSESFEDSLTSSRDGSGDGSNPTEGDVGIDREDLINEVERRNQKVSHERSTRISDSTDEDSGIESVSRIIK, encoded by the exons GAGTTCAAGAATGAAACACCAGGAAATATTGAAGTTCCCCGCACAGAATATCCAATCTTTGGTGCACTCTCTAACCACGTTGGTGGTGATTTAGAAGAAACAAGACCATCAAATCATGTTGGTGCTGTTCAAGCGGCAAACATTTGCACAACCAATGGATCTCATTCACCACCATTGATCGTGAATGTGAATGAAGTGCAGACAAATCATATTTATTCAGCACCAATTAATCATGACTTTGACAACAACAATGGCCCTATATCGCCATCCGACATGGAGAATATTGAGAATAACAATGCTGGTGATTATATAGCCAATCGAAATGAAATTGGTGTTGTCGTTGAGCCATCTATAAATGCCATTAATAGGAATATTGTTAATTCAG CCCCATCCCATGAAGATGCCATAGTACATGAATCGTGTGTTGTTCTTGATATTGAAGAGGTGTCTGGTGTGCCAAATACACAGTTCGATAGTGATTCAATGTTGCCAGTTATAAGTACAAAGAGTCAATCATTTTTGGAGAATCTCAATCTGAGATGTGAATTTAGTCAGGTAGAGAATGTTTCCAAGGACGATGGCAAGGATTGCGATACAAAGTCCATAGATAGTGGGTCTATTAGTGAGGAGGGATCGGGAAATAGTGAAATTGAGGAAGCTCTTATGGCACTGCAGGATGCCATTGCAGATGAAGATACCTGCGATTTAAATGATGACGATGATACAGAGGCCACGTACGAAGATGTACTGAAGAATTTGATGGTGGATAATGTtgagagaaatggtgaatgtggAGATGAATGCAAATATCGTGGTGATATTGATGAGATTGAGGCAGTAGCGATAAAACTCGTTGATTCTGTGCTATTTGAGAGTGAAAAAATTATTGGTAACTTAAAGGAGGATAGCCATAAGGTGCCAGATACAACGGAATTGCTGGAAAAATCAGTGGATTCCCTTGAGGAGACATTTTTTACAACCATGCAGAGCAATAAACTTCTCCAAAGTACTCCAAGTGTCACTAACAAAGTGACTCATATTGATACAGATGTTATTCAACGTGTTCTCTTTGATGATGACAATTCCAACATTGAAATCAATCCTGAGGCAGGGGCTACCTTTGTCAAGCCAACAGATGGGACATTTGTGTGTGAACGTGAAGGTGATGGACCTACAATTGTGATTGAAAAGGAAAAGGATGAAGTGATATCAGTGGACCTTACAACTATAACACCAGTCAATACGCCCATTGAAATTAATTCAGCATATACCGTGGATAGTTGGTATCCACAGCCATCGACGTCGAAAGCAGGTCATTCGGGTTGGTTTTTGCACCCACAGAAGGATGATGCTGAAGAAGAAAATGCCCCAAAGGGTGATGAAACATTCAAGAAAACCACCGGAGATGAGACATTTGAGGTTGCCGCGGGAGATGAAGACGACGACGACGAGGAGAATGAGAGGAATCTCGATGTGACTTTTGATGCACTACGACGACAGCTTGAACAAGTCCTTCCACATGCACAAG GTATGGCCAATCCGATGAATTTCTCAGAAGATGAAGAGAATTTCCAAGACAATCGTGAGGTATTCCCAGATTTTGCCATCGAAGGAGCGTCAAATGTGCAATCGGCAAAGGAGATCATTATAAACTACCAGCGAAGACCATTGTCGCCAATTGCTGAAGAGAGTGAGGATGAGACTACATTTAAGACATTCATAATGAATGAGGCAAAGTATCAGGATAGTACAAGTACGGGATGCATGGAGACTGGAGAGGCAATTATGGGTGTATCAAAGACACTAATGGCATCAAATGatactttatttaattttgaggaTACTCTAGGGGACAGAGATGATCAGTTTTCTTCGCCACAAGTGGAAAAAAGAAGTTTTCCTGGAGGTATTGTGTCACCAATTGAGCCTCCACCATCTGAGAAGAAGGGTCTCAGTATGGAGTTGAATCTGACAAAGACAATCGAAGTGAATGATTTGTGCTCACCTGAGGGTGCAAAGACCTTTTCTGAGGATCATCTGTCATCTGACCTAGATCCAGATGCCACTTATACGACAAATACAATTGAAGGAGAAACTTGCATCTCAGTGGCTGGAATTGCTAACAATACTTTTGTGGAGGATGATGAGAGAATCTCAGAGATATCTGAACCAGATTGGAATTCTGATTTGACATCGACGGATGCGGGTGGGAAGGAGGCTCAGGATgatgtcaatagtttgttggaTGTTGATGAGTTGGCTGTGGAGGAGATTGACAATGCGTTGGGAGTGGTAAATGGCGGGGGTAAGGTACTGTCGGAGACTGAAAGTGACAATGACACTGTGAAGGAGGATGAAGAGCCACCACCACCATCTCAAGTCGTTTCAGATGAAATAGTGATGGAAAATGGGGATGAGAGTCCAAAGAAGGAAAGAGATATTCTTGGGGAAAATTCTGATATTCTTCAGGCCAAAGATACCGATGGAAAAGCCATTTCACGCTATGAGGGCAATCGAAAATCTCCACCACCAACAGCCATTGCAGATACCAAAGTGGAGGATTCCAATCACTTGACCCTGTCGACTGATGTGCTCGTGAAGGATTTGTCAAGGAATAAATTCTGGAGTGATTCAGCTCCAGTTATCTATAGCAAACACCATCCAATTGCCAACTATAATATTTACGAAATTGCTGACTATGATGGATTGGGTGAGGAAAGTGGAGTTATCCTATCGGAGGGGCAGTGCCTATCCGGTGAAGAGGATCCTTGGTCATCGCCAGTGATGACACAAAATCCCCTCACGGACATTCGATATGCTACTGTTCCGGCATGCGAAATGATGTCTACGGCATTCAATGGGGATGAATGGGATAGCGATGGGAATCCATTGGATGATGAAGATGACAGCAATAGCAGTGAGGAGTTTATGTACCTCAAGGGATTGAGTTCAGCAGAAACGGAGAAGATGTACGAGAAGGAGGTGGAGAAGGAAAATACTGGACTCAATGGACCATGCGATTCTGACATTTGGGCGACACACAAAGACAAAGTACCCGTCCACAGGAGTTTGG ATGATTCTGAGTCACCACCATTGAATTCCGAAGAATGTCTGTCGGACGTGGAAGGAGAATTCATTCCCTCTTGTTGGGATTCCATGGCACTTCCTGTGCGATCTGCAATGAAGAGTCCCGACAAATCGAGCAGT GATGATGATTCAATCGGT GGGGGAAAGAACCGAAGGAATGTAATATTCAAAGTACAGATGTACCATTCTGTCTATGAATATCCCCGTGAAGTTGTGCCATTATCACCAGCATATAGTGAACCAAAAGTTTGGAATCACCATCGAGAAAATCTCCAATCGTCCAAGTTCAATGCAGAAGCAATCG ATCTGGATGGTTTCATGGTATCCAGTTCAACTCGTCCTTTCCACAATAGCCAATTCCAGGCTCAGTGCAACACCTGGCCAAGTGATTCTGATTTTTCTTGGTCACAGTTACAG gatggTGAAGATGAAGATGTCAAGTATACAAATTATTCCTCAATGCCTGTGGAATGGCCAAAAAGTCTCAGTGATTTGTCGCGTCAGGAGGAGATTTTGCGAGGGAGTGATCATATTAATGGCCATCAACAGCAACAAGATAGCGAAATTGTTGCT GCTGAAGTGTGTGAGTCAACATCTCTGGGTGATTTATGTCATCAGAAGCCACTTTTGCGACTCCCTCTGACAACTGTTAATGTATCAACGATGGAGGATGAGGGTCAAGAGGCAGGGCAAGAGGAGGAAAAGAATAATGAGGTGAATGTGGAGACGAAGGtggaaaatgataattttattttgccaACACCTTCATGCACGGGATCTATGGATTCGTTAAGTTCAAGTTCTGGTTCAGATCGACCAATGAGCTTTACTACATTTGGCAAGACCACACAATCGGAGAGTTTTGAGGATTCTCTCACAAGTAGCCGGGATGGTAGTGGAGATGGAAGTAATCCAACTGAAGGGGACGTTGGGATTGATCGTGAGGATTTGATCAATGAAGTTGAGAGGAGAAATCAAAAGGTTAGTCATGAACGATCGACAAGAATTAGCGATAGTACTGATGAGGATTCCGGGATTGAATCCGTTTCCCGAattatcaagtga